Proteins encoded by one window of Microplitis mediator isolate UGA2020A chromosome 1, iyMicMedi2.1, whole genome shotgun sequence:
- the LOC130666638 gene encoding putative ankyrin repeat protein RF_0381 isoform X1, which yields MSGYHKKFDNCNNDEPDAQLRIAVQRRDRKLAKSLLNNGAQINYPHARPCATIIHLAVMNHDVEMVSMLLDSGAYLNKQNTCGETALHLATIDRDVKMVKVLLDKCIYFDYLDIKDNNGKTALHLAAECGSEPIVKLLVNKGANVNTIAKDHSRPIEKVISTWRNNIFKLLVCHGANVDITLSDGESLLLRAIKSCEPSTVKCILEKSSVDKNINKTCLTTAVLKGNEEIEQLLIKHGFEVEPQCVNNSKFFHAIVKRGYTKFVTDLLTMGADVNALRQETTKYTLLHTACINRKLEMARLLIQHDINLNVKDHKEKTAIFYAVKNGDFNIVKLLITNGACVEDDPDLLNIAALNQCSDTVQILLEHGVDINACDSFGKTALHSAFVKQSSQLNNDVIYKIEPSLIRVLLNKGADVNMPMNDGRTALHLAVQTDNKEIVNTLLEYNPKVSVSDAKGMTPLHSAAQTENSKIVDSLLNKNADITAVDIKGMTALHFAAEVGHLDIIKNLLKYEPNADAIDEFNSTLLHGAAKYGYLDTINCVNGEGSTALLIAISHSLSLEFIQELLTFGADVNYRNTKGETALHIASKMKQREIIEILLRYGADINIKCQRNKTALLHTYEYKRPKFFSSRVIDCDCEEYGCGCADDCYSWELRDQYDEEEFRFDHFSCHVKDCCPIVEVFKHHILKLKAVKFYVDKNNILGLEYFEELKSNVYFDVFDQSDSDRDSFSGSPVVDNSKVNMELESMKNERIGNSNITFYHFLTSNIHQLARYVKNKNIVEVINSNDYELIFPIFSDIIESRFHIGIERHKLLARCDFLCDFFVDLPDTCIDEILSYLNNQELRFLTNAYKNQYVLNKRKIFLNL from the coding sequence ATGTCCGGTTATCATAAGAAATTTGATAACTGCAATAACGATGAACCAGACGCCCAGCTTCGTATTGCTGTGCAACGAAGAGATCGTAAGTTGGCAAAATCACTTTTGAACAATGGTGCTCAGATAAATTATCCTCACGCAAGACCTTGTGCCACAATAATTCATTTAGCTGTAATGAATCATGATGTAGAAATGGTGTCAATGTTGCTAGACAGCGGAGCttatttaaacaaacaaaacaCATGCGGTGAAACTGCACTTCATTTAGCTACGATCGATCGTGATGTAAAAATGGTGAAAGTGTTGCTAGACAAATGCatttatttcgattatttagatattaaagACAATAACGGTAAAACTGCACTTCATTTAGCAGCTGAATGTGGCTCTGAGCCAATAGTTAAATTACTTGTCAACAAAGGAGCCAACGTAAACACCATTGCTAAAGATCATTCAAGGCCAATCGAAAAAGTTATTTCGACTTGGAGAAATAATATCTTTAAATTACTTGTATGTCATGGTGCTAATGTTGATATTACACTCAGTGATGGTGAATCACTACTCCTTAGAGCAATTAAAAGCTGTGAACCATCTACCGTTAAGTGTATTCTTGAAAAATCTtcagttgataaaaatataaacaaaaccTGTCTTACAACAGCAGTACTTAAAGGAAATGAAGAAATTGAACAGCTCTTAATTAAGCATGGTTTCGAAGTTGAACCTCAATgtgttaataattcaaaattttttcacgctATCGTTAAAAGAGGATATACCAAATTCGTAACTGATCTTTTGACAATGGGTGCTGATGTTAATGCACTCCGTCAAGAAACAACTAAATATACACTTCTTCATACTGCTTGtataaatcgaaaattagAAATGGCTAGATTATTAATACAGCATGATATTAACTTAAATGTAAAAGATCATAAAGAAAAAACGGCAATTTTTTATGCCGTAAAAAATGGCGATTTTAATATCGTAAAGTTGTTGATAACTAACGGAGCTTGTGTTGAAGATGATCCTGATTTACTTAACATTGCTGCTCTTAATCAATGCAGTGATACTGTTCAAATATTACTGGAACATGGTGTTGATATTAATGCATGTGATTCTTTTGGAAAGACGGCTTTACATTCAGCATTTGTTAAACAGTCTTCTCAATTGAACAAcgatgtaatttataaaatcgaGCCGTCATTAATTCGAGTACTATTAAACAAAGGTGCTGATGTCAATATGCCAATGAATGATGGCCGAACAGCGCTTCATTTGGCTGTTCAAACTGATAACAAAGAAATCGTAAATACTCTTCTGGAATACAATCCAAAAGTGAGTGTGTCAGATGCTAAAGGAATGACACCATTACATTCAGCTGCACAAAcggaaaattccaaaattgtTGACAGCCTTCTGAATAAAAATGCAGATATTACAGCTGTGGATATAAAAGGCATGACGGCATTACATTTTGCCGCTGAAGTAGGACATTTAGACATCATTAAAAATCTCTTGAAATATGAGCCTAATGCCGATGCTATAGATGAATTCAACTCAACACTTTTGCATGGTGCAGCTAAATATGGATACTTAGATACTATTAATTGTGTTAATGGTGAAGGATCAACTGCTCTCCTTATCGCTATTTCGCATTCATTATCTCTAGAGTTTATTCAAGAATTACTCACGTTTGGTGCAGACGTTAATTATAGAAATACCAAAGGAGAAACAGCTCTTCACATTGCTTCAAAAATGAAACAAcgtgaaattattgaaattttattaagatatgGCGCAGACATAAACATTAAATGTCAAAGGAATAAAACCGCTTTACTTCATACATATGAGTATAAACgtccaaaatttttcagttcaCGAGTTATTGATTGCGATTGTGAGGAATATGGCTGTGGGTGTGCGGATGATTGTTATAGTTGGGAACTAAGAGATCAGTATGACGAAGAAGAATTTCGATTTGATCACTTTTCTTGTCATGTCAAAGATTGCTGTCCAATTGTTGAAGTTTTCAAGCATCATATTCTAAAACTCAAAGCTGTCAAGTTTTATGTAGATAAGAATAACATACTAGGTCTCGAATATTTTGAGGAGTTGAAAAGTAACGTATATTTCGATGTATTCGATCAAAGCGACTCTGATAGAGATTCGTTTTCAGGAAGTCCAGTTGTTGATAATAGTAAAGTAAATATGGAATTAGAGTCtatgaaaaatgaaagaatTGGCAACAGTAACATAACATTCTATCACTTTTTGACAAGCAATATTCATCAGTTAGCTAGATATgtcaagaataaaaatattgtcgaagtcataaattcaaatgattaTGAATTGATATTTCCTATTTTTTCTGATATCATTGAGAGTCGCTTCCATATTGGAATAGAAAGACACAAATTGTTAGCACGCTGTGATTTTCTTTgcgacttttttgtagacttaCCCGATACTTGCATTGATGAAATTCTAAGTTATCTCAACAATCAAGAGCTTAGATTCTTAACCAATGCGTACAAAAATCAATATGTTTTAAacaaacgaaaaattttcctcaatttataa
- the LOC130666638 gene encoding putative ankyrin repeat protein RF_0381 isoform X2 translates to MSGYHKKFDNCNNDEPDAQLRIAVQRRDRKLAKSLLNNGAQINYPHARPCATIIHLAVMNHDVEMVSMLLDSGAYLNKQNTCGETALHLATIDRDVKMVKVLLDKCIYFDYLDIKDNNGKTALHLAAECGSEPIVKLLVNKGANVNTIAKDHSRPIEKVISTWRNNIFKLLVCHGANVDITLSDGESLLLRAIKSCEPSTVKCILEKSSVDKNINKTCLTTAVLKGNEEIEQLLIKHGFEVEPQCVNNSKFFHAIVKRGYTKFVTDLLTMGADVNALRQETTKYTLLHTACINRKLEMARLLIQHDINLNVKDHKEKTAIFYAVKNGDFNIVKLLITNGACVEDDPDLLNIAALNQCSDTVQILLEHGVDINACDSFGKTALHSAFVKQSSQLNNDVIYKIEPSLIRVLLNKGADVNMPMNDGRTALHLAVQTDNKEIVNTLLEYNPKVSVSDAKGMTPLHSAAQTENSKIVDSLLNKNADITAVDIKGMTALHFAAEVGHLDIIKNLLKYEPNADAIDEFNSTLLHGAAKYGYLDTINCVNGEGSTALLIAISHSLSLEFIQELLTFGADVNYRNTKGETALHIASKMKQREIIEILLRYGADINIKCQRNKTALLHTYEYKRPKFFSSRVIDCDCEEYGCGCADDCYSWELRDQYDEEEFRFDHFSCHVKDCCPIVEVFKHHILKLKAVKFYVDKNNILGLEYFEELKRSPVVDNSKVNMELESMKNERIGNSNITFYHFLTSNIHQLARYVKNKNIVEVINSNDYELIFPIFSDIIESRFHIGIERHKLLARCDFLCDFFVDLPDTCIDEILSYLNNQELRFLTNAYKNQYVLNKRKIFLNL, encoded by the exons ATGTCCGGTTATCATAAGAAATTTGATAACTGCAATAACGATGAACCAGACGCCCAGCTTCGTATTGCTGTGCAACGAAGAGATCGTAAGTTGGCAAAATCACTTTTGAACAATGGTGCTCAGATAAATTATCCTCACGCAAGACCTTGTGCCACAATAATTCATTTAGCTGTAATGAATCATGATGTAGAAATGGTGTCAATGTTGCTAGACAGCGGAGCttatttaaacaaacaaaacaCATGCGGTGAAACTGCACTTCATTTAGCTACGATCGATCGTGATGTAAAAATGGTGAAAGTGTTGCTAGACAAATGCatttatttcgattatttagatattaaagACAATAACGGTAAAACTGCACTTCATTTAGCAGCTGAATGTGGCTCTGAGCCAATAGTTAAATTACTTGTCAACAAAGGAGCCAACGTAAACACCATTGCTAAAGATCATTCAAGGCCAATCGAAAAAGTTATTTCGACTTGGAGAAATAATATCTTTAAATTACTTGTATGTCATGGTGCTAATGTTGATATTACACTCAGTGATGGTGAATCACTACTCCTTAGAGCAATTAAAAGCTGTGAACCATCTACCGTTAAGTGTATTCTTGAAAAATCTtcagttgataaaaatataaacaaaaccTGTCTTACAACAGCAGTACTTAAAGGAAATGAAGAAATTGAACAGCTCTTAATTAAGCATGGTTTCGAAGTTGAACCTCAATgtgttaataattcaaaattttttcacgctATCGTTAAAAGAGGATATACCAAATTCGTAACTGATCTTTTGACAATGGGTGCTGATGTTAATGCACTCCGTCAAGAAACAACTAAATATACACTTCTTCATACTGCTTGtataaatcgaaaattagAAATGGCTAGATTATTAATACAGCATGATATTAACTTAAATGTAAAAGATCATAAAGAAAAAACGGCAATTTTTTATGCCGTAAAAAATGGCGATTTTAATATCGTAAAGTTGTTGATAACTAACGGAGCTTGTGTTGAAGATGATCCTGATTTACTTAACATTGCTGCTCTTAATCAATGCAGTGATACTGTTCAAATATTACTGGAACATGGTGTTGATATTAATGCATGTGATTCTTTTGGAAAGACGGCTTTACATTCAGCATTTGTTAAACAGTCTTCTCAATTGAACAAcgatgtaatttataaaatcgaGCCGTCATTAATTCGAGTACTATTAAACAAAGGTGCTGATGTCAATATGCCAATGAATGATGGCCGAACAGCGCTTCATTTGGCTGTTCAAACTGATAACAAAGAAATCGTAAATACTCTTCTGGAATACAATCCAAAAGTGAGTGTGTCAGATGCTAAAGGAATGACACCATTACATTCAGCTGCACAAAcggaaaattccaaaattgtTGACAGCCTTCTGAATAAAAATGCAGATATTACAGCTGTGGATATAAAAGGCATGACGGCATTACATTTTGCCGCTGAAGTAGGACATTTAGACATCATTAAAAATCTCTTGAAATATGAGCCTAATGCCGATGCTATAGATGAATTCAACTCAACACTTTTGCATGGTGCAGCTAAATATGGATACTTAGATACTATTAATTGTGTTAATGGTGAAGGATCAACTGCTCTCCTTATCGCTATTTCGCATTCATTATCTCTAGAGTTTATTCAAGAATTACTCACGTTTGGTGCAGACGTTAATTATAGAAATACCAAAGGAGAAACAGCTCTTCACATTGCTTCAAAAATGAAACAAcgtgaaattattgaaattttattaagatatgGCGCAGACATAAACATTAAATGTCAAAGGAATAAAACCGCTTTACTTCATACATATGAGTATAAACgtccaaaatttttcagttcaCGAGTTATTGATTGCGATTGTGAGGAATATGGCTGTGGGTGTGCGGATGATTGTTATAGTTGGGAACTAAGAGATCAGTATGACGAAGAAGAATTTCGATTTGATCACTTTTCTTGTCATGTCAAAGATTGCTGTCCAATTGTTGAAGTTTTCAAGCATCATATTCTAAAACTCAAAGCTGTCAAGTTTTATGTAGATAAGAATAACATACTAGGTCTCGAATATTTTGAGGAGTTGAAAA GAAGTCCAGTTGTTGATAATAGTAAAGTAAATATGGAATTAGAGTCtatgaaaaatgaaagaatTGGCAACAGTAACATAACATTCTATCACTTTTTGACAAGCAATATTCATCAGTTAGCTAGATATgtcaagaataaaaatattgtcgaagtcataaattcaaatgattaTGAATTGATATTTCCTATTTTTTCTGATATCATTGAGAGTCGCTTCCATATTGGAATAGAAAGACACAAATTGTTAGCACGCTGTGATTTTCTTTgcgacttttttgtagacttaCCCGATACTTGCATTGATGAAATTCTAAGTTATCTCAACAATCAAGAGCTTAGATTCTTAACCAATGCGTACAAAAATCAATATGTTTTAAacaaacgaaaaattttcctcaatttataa
- the LOC130665354 gene encoding ankyrin-1-like, which translates to MFGNYTKFNNPTNNRTYFMLRDAVQRKNSELAKLLLNTGAQVNSPHRRYCNTVLHFATMNSDVELVQMLLDRGAYVDISNTQGKTPLHLAVECGSEPIVELLVNKGANVNTIAKDNSTPIEKAISTWQCHIFSLLVCHGANVNITLSNGQTLLYEAVQRGYTSIVKCILENSSVNKSINKNCLTTAVLDGNEEIEHHLLEHGFEVEPQCVNNSKFFHAIVARGYAKFVNDLLTMGADVNALRQETTKYTLLHTACINRKLEITKLLLQHDINLNVKDNKEKTAIFYAVKNGDFNIVKLLITNGACIDDDPDLLNIAAHNQCIDTVQILLEHGVDINTSDCFGNTALHSSLIEKFFQSVDNVMSILSSRNVKASLVRLLLNKGADVNIQMKDGQTALHLAVRTNREEIVNTVLESNSQVNVSDAKGTTPIHLAVQTENVIIVYSLLSKNADIKAMDIKGMTALHFAAEVGHLDIIKILLRYKPDVNAVDQFRLTPLHCAAKYGYLEAVKILIEHNANVNAVDISGSTALHLAVEAWHCEMVKHLLKFNPDMNSPNDNGETYLHIAVKNEDIDTTRLLLNYSIDVDCTNKDGLTPLLMTALGNVSILTKLLIENGADIHVTDPEGRSVLQIAAEHNNLESASILLEKHADVNCKDEYGLTPLLIAVRSNHEDLTGLLLEHNADVNCPDQNDMRALHIAMENRNESIALKLISHGADVNFVDHDGATVFLNAVWRASSPQFIEKLRMFGADVNHRNNEGETALHIASREKRPDIVDILLGYGADINIKCQRNKTALLHLYKYTYSDNFPSSSGWGGCENSDCNCWDGGCCNSWQQEIFSCDFIECSLIVALFKRHILKLQAAKFDVDKSNIHTLEYFDKMVSDRDNGENHVIDFDTYKESEKNYVSEAIMELESMKNERIGNSNISFYDFLTSSVHRLARYVKNKNIVEIINLNDYELIFPIYSDFIKSHYHIGMARNKLLAQCEFLGDIFVDLPYTCIDEIISYLNNQELRFLTNAYKDHNFSNK; encoded by the coding sequence ATGTTTGGGAATTATACAAAGTTCAATAACCCTACAAACAATAGGACATACTTCATGCTTCGAGATGCTGTCCAACGTAAAAACAGTGAGTTggcaaaattacttttgaacaCTGGTGCTCAGGTGAATAGCCCTCACAGAAGATATTGTAACACAGTACTTCATTTCGCTACAATGAATAGTGATGTAGAATTGGTGCAAATGCTGCTAGATAGAGGAGCTTATGTTGACATATCAAACACACAGGGTAAAACTCCGCTTCATTTAGCAGTTGAATGCGGCTCTGAGCCAATAGTTGAATTACTTGTCAACAAAGGAGCCAACGTAAACACTATAGCTAAAGATAATTCAACGCCAATTGAAAAAGCAATCTCTACGTGGCAATGTCATATTTTTTCACTACTAGTTTGTCATGGCGCGAATGTTAACATTACTCTCAGTAATGGTCAAACGTTACTTTATGAAGCAGTTCAACGCGGCTATACATCTATCGTTAAGTGTATTCTTGAAAATTCTTCagttaataaaagtataaacaAAAACTGTCTTACAACAGCAGTACTTGATGGAAATGAAGAAATTGAACATCACTTGCTTGAGCATGGTTTCGAAGTTGAACCTCAATgtgttaataattcaaaatttttccacgCTATCGTTGCAAGAGGATATGCAAAATTCGTAAATGATCTTTTGACAATGGGTGCTGATGTTAATGCACTTCGTCAAGAAACAACTAAATATACACTTCTTCATACTGCTTGtataaatcgaaaattagaaatcactaaattattactacagcatgatattaatttaaatgtgaaagacaataaagaaaaaacgGCAATATTTTATGCCGTAAAAAATGGCGATTTTAATATTGTAAAGTTGTTGATAACTAACGGAGCTTGCATTGATGATGATCCCGATTTACTTAATATTGCTGCTCATAATCAATGCATTGATACTGTTCAAATTTTACTGGAACATGGTGTTGATATTAATACATCTGATTGTTTTGGAAATACGGCTTTACATTCGTcattaattgaaaagtttttcCAATCAGTGGACAATGTAATGAGTATACTCTCTTCTAGAAACGTTAAGGCATCATTAGTTCGACTATTATTGAACAAAGGTGCTGATGTCAATATTCAAATGAAGGATGGTCAAACAGCGCTTCATTTAGCTGTTCGGACTAATAGAGAAGAAATCGTAAATACTGTTCTGGAAAGCAATTCACAGGTAAATGTATCAGATGCTAAAGGAACTACACCAATACATTTAGCTGTACAAACGGaaaatgtaattattgtttatagtCTTCTCAGTAAAAATGCAGATATTAAAGCTATGGATATAAAAGGTATGACGGCATTACATTTTGCGGCTGAAGTAGGACATCtcgatattattaaaattctcttgaGATATAAACCTGATGTCAATGCCGTAGATCAATTTCGCTTGACACCACTGCATTGTGCGGCTAAATATGGATACTTGGAagctgttaaaattttaattgagcACAATGCTAATGTAAATGCCGTTGACATAAGCGGTTCGACGGCTCTTCATTTAGCTGTTGAAGCCTGGCATTGTGAAATGGTTAAGCACTTACTTAAATTCAATCCTGACATGAATTCACCAAATGATAATGGTGAAACTTATCTTCATATTGCggtaaaaaatgaagatattGATACTACCCGAttacttttgaattattcTATTGATGTTGATTGCACCAATAAAGATGGATTAACTCCACTATTAATGACTGCGCTCGGTAATGTCTCGATATTAACTAAACTTCTGATAGAGAACGGAGCTGATATTCATGTTACCGATCCAGAGGGTAGAAGTGTTCTTCAAATTGCTGCTGAACACAATAACTTAGAAAGTGCTTCAATTCTATTAGAGAAACATGCTGATGTTAACTGTAAAGACGAATATGGATTGACACCACTACTAATAGCAGTTCGTTCAAATCATGAAGACCTCACTGGCCTTCTCCTTGAGCACAATGCAGATGTTAATTGTCCTGATCAAAATGATATGCGAGCACTTCACATCGCTATGGAGAACAGAAATGAAAGTATAGCTTTGAAGTTAATAAGTCATGGCGCCGATGTAAATTTCGTTGATCATGATGGAGCGACTGTTTTTCTCAATGCTGTTTGGCGAGCATCTTCTCCACAATTTATCGAGAAATTACGCATGTTCGGTGCAGATGTTAATCACAGAAATAACGAAGGAGAGACAGCTCTTCACATTGCTTCAAGAGAGAAACGACCTGACAttgttgatattttattagGTTATGGCGCAGACATAAATATCAAATGTCAAAGAAATAAAACCGCTTTACTTCATTTATATAAGTACACCTATTCAGACAACTTTCCATCATCTTCGGGCTGGGGAGGTTGTGAGAATTCCGATTGTAATTGTTGGGACGGTGGTTGTTGCAATAGTTGGCAGCAGGAAATCTTTTCTTGCGATTTCATTGAATGTTCTTTAATTGTTGCACTGTTCAAGCGACATATTCTAAAGCTACAAGCCGCTAAATTTGATGTAGATAAGAGTAATATTCATACTCTTGAATACTTTGACAAAATGGTAAGTGACAGAGACAACGGTGAAAATCATGTCATAGACTTTGATACATACAaagaaagtgaaaaaaattatgttagtGAAGCAATTATGGAGTTAGAGTCtatgaaaaatgaaagaatTGGAAACAGCAACATATCattctatgattttttgaCAAGTAGTGTGCATCGGTTAGCCAGATATgtcaagaataaaaatatagtcgaaatcataaatttaaatgattatgAATTGATATTTCCTATTTATTCTGACTTCATCAAGAGTCACTATCATATTGGCATGGCGAGGAACAAATTGTTAGCACAATGTGAGTTTCTGGGTGATATTTTTGTCGACTTACCCTATACTTGCATTGATGAAATTATAAGTTATCTTAACAATCAAGAGCTAAGATTTTTAACGAATGCTTACAAagatcataatttttcgaacaaatgA